In Pseudomonadota bacterium, one DNA window encodes the following:
- the recF gene encoding DNA replication/repair protein RecF, whose translation MFVSKVKLYKFRNLADQQVELSEGPVYISGLNGNGKTNLIEAVYLLTGSRSFRTNSTTELLRFGERECSVFGTVTQASGTEELGLIFTASGRTGSLNGEALDSITELLGRLRAVSFSPADLSLVKGAPAGRRKFLDRHMVDLQPGYLKTLLGYQRALANKSALLKQQNTTYPQLKVWNELLAEHGGKVVDNRRNFIESLSDKSASFHSEYAPSDGPLTLELESAMTEEGQGARDSRDQLLEQLERAAPREIAMRSPVVGPHRDDIKISISGVDCRSYASQGQTRSVVLSMKLGVIELIESQNGEAPVILLDDVDSELDSGRSERLFAALLRKPRQLIITGTTSPPEQLGRHSALQLLRVKKGIVGPA comes from the coding sequence TATATATCTCTGGATTAAACGGCAACGGAAAAACAAATCTAATCGAGGCCGTTTATCTTCTGACCGGATCGCGCTCGTTTCGCACAAACTCAACAACCGAGTTGCTGCGCTTTGGGGAGCGCGAGTGTTCTGTCTTTGGTACAGTTACGCAGGCGAGCGGAACCGAGGAGCTAGGACTTATCTTTACCGCGAGCGGACGCACGGGCAGTTTAAACGGCGAGGCGCTTGATTCGATTACCGAGCTGCTCGGACGATTACGGGCGGTCTCGTTTTCCCCGGCAGATCTCTCCCTCGTAAAGGGGGCACCGGCTGGTCGCCGTAAGTTTCTAGACCGGCATATGGTCGATCTGCAGCCCGGATATCTTAAAACTTTGCTCGGATATCAACGTGCTTTAGCTAATAAAAGCGCGCTGTTAAAGCAACAAAACACAACTTATCCACAGCTGAAGGTTTGGAACGAGCTACTAGCAGAGCACGGTGGGAAAGTTGTTGATAACAGGCGTAACTTCATAGAATCATTATCAGATAAGTCGGCAAGCTTTCACTCTGAATATGCCCCAAGCGATGGCCCCCTTACACTTGAACTTGAAAGCGCCATGACGGAGGAGGGGCAAGGGGCGCGCGATTCACGAGATCAGCTCCTTGAGCAGCTTGAGAGGGCGGCCCCCCGTGAAATCGCCATGAGAAGCCCCGTGGTGGGCCCACACCGAGACGATATTAAGATCTCCATATCTGGGGTCGACTGCCGCTCATATGCATCTCAAGGGCAAACCAGAAGCGTTGTGCTCTCCATGAAGCTTGGGGTGATTGAACTTATCGAGTCACAAAACGGTGAAGCGCCTGTTATTCTCTTAGACGATGTTGATTCTGAACTAGACTCTGGCCGCTCAGAGCGGCTCTTTGCAGCGCTACTTAGAAAACCGAGGCAACTGATCATAACCGGGACGACGAGTCCTCCGGAGCAGCTAGGGAGGCACTCAGCTCTGCAGCTGCTGAGAGTTAAAAAAGGGATAGTAGGCCCAGCCTAG
- a CDS encoding glycerophosphodiester phosphodiesterase family protein, whose protein sequence is MLTLRCLRYQLLVLFVLAVSGCCPCFYMAGVGPLTPLTPAAHLAVAHRGSVHRELPDNSLAAFRESMTSGVSFLEVDVRRSDAGDLFLFHDGSLSLHNSNAPRELRGARVQGLSIKARNEISLGFRTALDHIPTLLEALNLVKGSSATLQLDFKGESDALVLQALELARSENQLHQVLLQIRSSARLKVVREHFPQARLLARCLNMQELQEALNYGVEFVELERWISSEAILLAHGANAKVLINVSGSCLDERTTWKYLRSRGVDTIMTDFADQALGNTPR, encoded by the coding sequence GTGTTAACCCTTCGGTGCTTACGCTATCAGTTGCTTGTTCTGTTTGTCTTGGCCGTATCTGGCTGCTGCCCATGTTTTTACATGGCAGGGGTCGGCCCACTAACGCCCCTAACCCCCGCAGCCCACCTAGCCGTTGCCCATCGGGGTAGTGTGCATAGGGAGTTGCCGGATAATTCACTGGCTGCTTTTAGAGAGTCGATGACATCCGGGGTCTCCTTTCTTGAAGTTGATGTGCGGCGCTCCGATGCTGGGGATCTCTTTCTCTTTCATGATGGAAGCTTGAGCCTTCATAATTCGAACGCCCCCAGGGAGCTGCGCGGTGCTCGGGTTCAGGGGCTCTCTATCAAGGCCCGTAACGAGATTTCGCTTGGGTTTAGGACGGCACTCGACCATATACCTACGCTCTTAGAGGCCCTAAACCTTGTGAAGGGCAGCTCTGCTACCCTACAGCTAGATTTTAAGGGCGAATCAGACGCGCTGGTTCTGCAAGCCCTAGAGCTTGCGCGCTCCGAGAATCAGCTCCATCAGGTTCTTCTTCAGATCAGGAGCTCCGCGCGACTGAAGGTCGTTCGAGAGCACTTCCCTCAAGCCCGGCTTTTAGCCCGCTGTTTGAACATGCAGGAGCTGCAAGAGGCTCTTAACTACGGGGTTGAGTTTGTGGAACTTGAGCGCTGGATCTCATCTGAGGCGATTCTGTTGGCGCACGGTGCCAATGCAAAGGTGCTGATAAACGTCTCTGGCTCATGCCTTGATGAGCGCACTACCTGGAAATACCTACGCTCACGGGGGGTTGATACGATTATGACAGACTTTGCCGACCAGGCGTTAGGCAATACACCCCGGTAG
- a CDS encoding FAD-dependent monooxygenase, whose product MLHKDLLVVGAGPAGLTLANLSLPHTPVTIISSNLPDDKASSRASGLQPRTLDILDQIGVLARVRCQAIELLGNKIYIDGDQRYGFSFYDPKTQQHGLSIDQWRIERLLEEQLNSQGTAVQWGTSLIKLAPSEDHVEVTVRRPDQELEKWRCNLVVGCDGGRSIVRKSADISFPGETYQERSFMCEALVQGDLEAGYMHYFVGADSRLVLVPLNTRGLFKVSGALAPHATGSPEEQVQALVLKHGQGRLTLEHLTDFRTYSIHARIADKFVKDHLFLCGDAAHLFPPNGGQGMNVAIEDAAILANLFGLYSKTGNESSLSSYDGRAQEVRVRLDEVRASRSRFTYEGLRQGFGADKEQRRIEKEEL is encoded by the coding sequence ATGTTACATAAAGATCTGCTCGTTGTTGGAGCGGGGCCCGCCGGGCTTACCTTAGCCAATCTGAGCCTTCCTCACACTCCAGTTACTATTATCTCAAGCAATCTGCCGGATGATAAAGCCTCCTCAAGAGCGAGCGGTCTTCAACCCCGCACCTTAGACATACTCGATCAGATAGGGGTTCTTGCTCGGGTGCGGTGTCAGGCGATCGAGTTGCTCGGCAACAAGATCTACATTGATGGGGATCAACGCTACGGCTTCTCATTCTACGATCCCAAGACGCAGCAACATGGGCTCTCAATCGACCAGTGGCGCATCGAGCGCTTACTCGAAGAGCAATTAAATTCTCAAGGTACCGCGGTCCAGTGGGGTACCTCGCTGATAAAATTAGCGCCATCAGAGGATCACGTTGAGGTTACAGTTAGAAGGCCAGATCAAGAGCTTGAAAAATGGAGATGTAACCTCGTAGTTGGATGCGACGGAGGGCGTAGTATTGTTCGCAAATCTGCCGACATCTCTTTTCCTGGCGAAACATATCAGGAGCGCTCGTTTATGTGCGAAGCGCTAGTGCAGGGCGATCTAGAGGCTGGATATATGCACTACTTCGTAGGGGCTGATAGTAGGTTAGTTCTCGTGCCTCTTAATACTCGCGGGCTATTTAAGGTTAGCGGAGCTTTGGCTCCCCACGCTACAGGCTCTCCAGAGGAGCAGGTACAGGCTCTCGTTCTAAAGCACGGCCAGGGGCGTTTAACGCTTGAGCACCTGACTGACTTTAGAACCTACTCTATCCATGCCCGTATTGCAGATAAGTTTGTTAAGGATCATCTGTTTCTTTGTGGGGACGCCGCACACCTCTTTCCGCCAAACGGTGGTCAGGGAATGAACGTTGCAATTGAAGACGCTGCTATCTTGGCCAACCTTTTTGGTCTCTATTCAAAAACCGGCAACGAGTCCTCGCTCTCGTCCTATGACGGGCGAGCACAGGAGGTTCGTGTGCGGCTTGATGAGGTACGAGCCAGCAGGTCCCGCTTTACCTATGAAGGATTACGCCAAGGGTTTGGTGCAGATAAAGAGCAGCGCCGGATTGAGAAAGAGGAGCTCTAG
- a CDS encoding VOC family protein, whose translation MFSYSQNNPGDLSDARAPRLTYIVIKAHDIDSTALFYRNLGLSLQEERHGSGPIHYSFEIAAGVVCEIYPISDKALRSNGLRLGFSVTDLKATYETLTKAGFTMHRELTTTTPSSSFVALDPDGNQVEITGVG comes from the coding sequence ATGTTCTCTTACTCGCAAAATAATCCTGGAGATCTCTCAGATGCTCGCGCACCGCGCCTAACTTATATAGTTATCAAAGCGCATGATATCGACAGCACTGCTCTCTTTTACCGCAATCTTGGCCTCTCTCTACAAGAGGAGCGGCACGGCTCCGGCCCCATTCACTACTCTTTCGAGATTGCCGCAGGGGTTGTCTGTGAAATTTACCCTATCTCCGACAAGGCACTAAGATCAAACGGGTTGCGCTTAGGCTTTTCAGTTACAGATCTTAAAGCTACCTACGAAACCCTTACCAAGGCTGGTTTTACTATGCACCGAGAGCTTACAACAACTACGCCTAGTAGCTCCTTTGTTGCGCTCGATCCAGACGGCAATCAGGTTGAAATTACAGGAGTGGGGTAG
- the gyrB gene encoding DNA topoisomerase (ATP-hydrolyzing) subunit B produces the protein MSTAPTTQSTGLVYDAGQIKVLEGLEAVRKRPAMYIGDTSYRGYHHLIWEVLDNSVDEALAGYCTTISVTLHTNGSVTVEDNGRGIPTSIHPTEGVSGVQVVMTKLHAGGKFEKEAYKVSGGLHGVGISVVNALSEWLRAEIKQNGKLHAIEFGRGDPVEPLKVIGEATGTGTKVTFYPDHTIFLEQKSFNYDTVAHRVREMAFLNAGLRIKLIDERSDKEQDFYFEGGIRSFVTFINKAKSPIFPEPIFISAERDGVGIEVAMQYNTEYQENIYTYANNINTPEGGTHLIGFKAALTRTLNNYANKNDLLKGFSEGIQGDDTREGLVAVISVKVPEPQFEGQTKSKLGNSEIKGFVEQVAGEHLAKYFEENPAIAKMIVNKSLEAARAREAARKARELVRRKGALDSAALPGKLADCQNENPEEAEIFLVEGESAGGSAKQGRDKKNQAILPLKGKILNVEKARFDKMLSFEEIRILITALGTGIGSGDFDVAKLRYHKVVIMTDADVDGSHIRTLLLTFFYRQMNEVISRGHLYIAQPPLYKLKKGKMERYIKNEKEFTEIIIGGGVDGVTIEASDGKVTKADSIKELLVRLMDIQKALNEIQQERVDKRVIIALSESVIALNERSWKRDDLEKLVPQILAAVKIRVPIEPTVEVVDEHEGESSFKITTRFRGLTYVATITRRLWISEKIAEVRNVYHEALEQIGQGPFTITTSGESKELEKIDAVEAVANWIDQRGRKGLAITRYKGLGEMNPEQLWETTMDPTNRRMLQVTIDDAIDADQIFTVLMGDEVEPRRKFIEDNALKIRNLDI, from the coding sequence ATGAGTACCGCCCCTACTACCCAATCGACCGGACTGGTCTACGATGCTGGTCAAATTAAGGTTCTAGAGGGCCTTGAAGCAGTTCGTAAAAGACCCGCCATGTATATCGGCGATACGTCTTACCGCGGCTATCACCACCTGATCTGGGAGGTGCTTGATAACTCAGTAGATGAGGCATTGGCTGGATACTGCACAACGATTTCAGTTACCCTGCACACCAACGGATCCGTTACAGTTGAGGATAATGGGCGCGGTATTCCAACAAGTATTCACCCAACAGAGGGTGTTAGTGGAGTGCAGGTCGTTATGACCAAACTGCATGCCGGTGGAAAGTTCGAGAAGGAGGCTTACAAGGTCTCCGGTGGACTACACGGCGTAGGAATCTCAGTTGTGAACGCGCTCTCAGAGTGGCTAAGAGCAGAGATTAAGCAGAACGGAAAGCTGCACGCGATTGAGTTTGGTCGCGGAGATCCTGTTGAGCCTCTCAAGGTTATTGGAGAAGCTACCGGAACTGGAACCAAGGTAACCTTCTATCCTGATCATACGATCTTTCTCGAACAAAAAAGCTTTAACTACGACACCGTAGCGCACCGCGTACGAGAGATGGCGTTTCTTAACGCAGGACTTAGAATTAAGTTGATCGACGAGCGCTCTGACAAGGAGCAGGATTTCTACTTCGAGGGTGGAATCAGAAGCTTCGTTACCTTTATTAATAAAGCAAAGAGCCCGATCTTTCCTGAGCCTATATTTATCTCGGCTGAGCGTGATGGCGTCGGTATCGAAGTAGCGATGCAGTACAACACCGAATACCAAGAGAATATCTATACCTACGCAAACAATATCAACACCCCGGAGGGTGGCACGCATCTGATCGGATTTAAGGCGGCACTGACACGAACACTGAACAACTACGCCAATAAAAACGACCTTCTTAAGGGCTTTAGTGAGGGAATTCAGGGCGACGACACGCGTGAGGGCCTAGTAGCCGTTATTAGCGTTAAGGTTCCGGAGCCACAGTTTGAGGGACAAACTAAATCAAAGCTGGGAAACAGCGAGATTAAGGGCTTCGTAGAGCAGGTTGCTGGAGAGCACCTAGCAAAGTACTTTGAAGAGAACCCCGCTATCGCCAAGATGATAGTTAACAAATCGCTCGAAGCTGCGCGTGCGCGCGAGGCTGCACGCAAAGCACGCGAGCTAGTTCGTCGTAAGGGTGCGCTCGATAGCGCAGCACTACCAGGCAAGTTAGCTGATTGTCAGAATGAAAATCCGGAGGAGGCTGAGATCTTCCTAGTTGAGGGAGAGTCCGCCGGTGGTTCCGCTAAGCAGGGCCGCGACAAGAAGAATCAGGCTATTTTGCCGCTAAAGGGTAAGATCCTAAACGTAGAGAAGGCGCGCTTCGATAAGATGCTCTCGTTTGAAGAGATCCGGATTCTTATCACGGCGCTTGGAACTGGAATCGGATCGGGTGATTTCGACGTAGCGAAGCTGCGCTACCACAAGGTCGTTATTATGACCGATGCCGACGTTGACGGCAGCCATATTCGTACCCTGCTACTGACCTTCTTCTATCGCCAGATGAACGAAGTTATCTCACGCGGGCACCTCTACATAGCCCAGCCGCCGCTCTATAAGCTCAAGAAGGGCAAGATGGAGCGTTACATTAAAAACGAAAAGGAGTTCACTGAGATTATCATAGGTGGCGGCGTTGATGGCGTAACGATCGAAGCCAGTGATGGCAAAGTAACTAAGGCCGATTCCATTAAGGAGCTTCTTGTTCGCCTGATGGATATCCAGAAAGCTCTCAATGAGATTCAGCAGGAGCGGGTTGATAAGCGCGTAATTATAGCGCTATCAGAGTCTGTAATAGCGCTCAACGAGCGTTCTTGGAAGCGCGACGATCTAGAAAAGCTAGTGCCGCAGATACTGGCGGCAGTGAAGATTCGCGTTCCAATTGAGCCGACAGTTGAGGTTGTAGATGAACACGAGGGAGAGAGCAGCTTTAAGATAACAACCCGCTTTAGGGGGCTGACGTACGTAGCTACCATTACGCGACGTCTCTGGATCTCTGAGAAGATTGCCGAGGTTCGTAACGTTTATCACGAAGCGCTTGAGCAGATCGGCCAGGGACCGTTTACGATAACGACCAGCGGAGAGTCAAAGGAGCTTGAAAAGATCGATGCTGTTGAGGCGGTTGCCAACTGGATCGATCAACGGGGCCGCAAGGGGCTCGCCATTACCCGTTACAAGGGATTGGGCGAGATGAATCCTGAGCAGTTGTGGGAAACCACCATGGATCCTACCAACCGCCGAATGTTGCAAGTTACAATTGATGACGCGATCGATGCCGATCAGATCTTTACGGTGCTAATGGGCGACGAAGTTGAGCCACGTAGGAAGTTTATCGAGGATAACGCCCTCAAAATTAGGAATCTTGATATCTAA